A genomic stretch from Streptomyces venezuelae ATCC 10712 includes:
- a CDS encoding LLM class flavin-dependent oxidoreductase, producing MKFSMIFEAQLVDPTPDREHRVLHDCVEQAVLAEEMGFDRVWAVEHHSLTQYAHMSASEIFLTWVAARTRTLRVGHGVVTMPFGYQHPVRVAERAAMLDVLSGGRVDIGAGRGATRQEMRMFGVRPEDTRPQTEEALRIFAAAWREPEFEWHGTLDIGPGAVLPRPVQRPHPPLFMACSQHASLRQAAELGIGALVMGFAGAEDVRAMRTVYDEARAARDGSRLVSTEVNDHFSALCPTVVLDDADRALRLGTRGQRFFAESIAHWYGGAPAPTGYAEDEDHTAALAREREALVARLHEADIPARPVDTGTYNTDHAYGDAATAISYVERLREIGVDEVMCLIQMGTVPQEACLETIRQWGTKVIPHFRQPEPRS from the coding sequence GTGAAGTTCTCCATGATCTTCGAAGCACAGCTCGTCGACCCGACCCCCGACCGCGAACACCGCGTCCTCCACGACTGCGTCGAACAAGCCGTCCTCGCCGAGGAGATGGGCTTCGACCGCGTCTGGGCGGTCGAACACCACTCCCTCACCCAGTACGCCCACATGAGCGCCTCCGAGATCTTCCTGACCTGGGTCGCCGCCCGCACCCGCACCCTCCGCGTCGGCCACGGCGTGGTCACCATGCCCTTCGGCTACCAGCACCCCGTCCGCGTCGCCGAACGCGCCGCCATGCTCGACGTGCTCTCCGGCGGCCGGGTCGACATCGGCGCCGGACGCGGCGCGACCCGCCAGGAGATGCGGATGTTCGGGGTCCGCCCCGAGGACACCCGGCCGCAGACCGAGGAGGCCCTGCGGATCTTCGCCGCCGCGTGGCGCGAGCCGGAGTTCGAGTGGCACGGCACCCTCGACATCGGCCCCGGCGCGGTCCTCCCCCGCCCCGTCCAGCGACCCCACCCGCCGCTCTTCATGGCCTGCTCGCAGCACGCGTCGCTCCGGCAGGCCGCCGAACTCGGCATCGGCGCCCTGGTGATGGGCTTCGCGGGCGCCGAGGACGTCCGCGCGATGCGCACGGTGTACGACGAGGCCCGCGCCGCCCGGGACGGCTCGCGCCTCGTCTCCACCGAGGTCAACGACCACTTCTCCGCCCTCTGCCCCACGGTCGTCCTCGACGACGCCGACCGCGCGCTCCGGCTCGGCACCCGGGGCCAGCGCTTCTTCGCGGAGTCCATCGCCCACTGGTACGGCGGCGCCCCCGCGCCCACCGGGTACGCGGAGGACGAGGACCACACCGCCGCGCTCGCCCGCGAACGGGAGGCGCTGGTGGCCCGGCTGCACGAGGCGGACATCCCGGCCCGGCCCGTCGACACCGGCACCTACAACACCGACCACGCCTACGGGGACGCGGCCACCGCGATCAGCTACGTCGAGCGGCTCCGCGAGATCGGGGTCGACGAGGTGATGTGCCTGATCCAGATGGGCACGGTGCCGCAGGAGGCCTGTCTGGAGACGATCCGCCAGTGGGGCACGAAGGTCATCCCCCACTTCAGGCAGCCGGAGCCCCGGTCATGA